In the genome of Drosophila kikkawai strain 14028-0561.14 chromosome 2R, DkikHiC1v2, whole genome shotgun sequence, the window ACCATTGTCAATATCTTCGGGCAGACCATCAGGCATGGGCAGGGCCTTCATCAGCAGACGGTTGTGCTTGTTGGGCGACTTTGACAGACACATCTGGTCGGACTCCTCGGACACAGTCTCGCGGTACGACACAACGGGATCGGACTTCTTCAGGGGGATGCAAGCGTGGTCTTCCTCCAGATCCTTCAGACAAATCTCCAAATGCAGCTCACCGGCACCAGCAATGATGTGCTCTCCAGACTCCTCAATGATGCACTGCACCATAGGATCGGATTTGGCCAGACGCTTCAGACCCTCCACCAGCTTAGGCAGATCAGCGGGATTCTTGGGCTCAACGGCAACACGCACGACGGGCGAAACGGAGAACTTCATGACCTGAAATCAGAATAATTTTACAATTAGCAAGATGGAAACAAATGAAGATAAATCCTATCAAGTTACTGTTACTGCAGTAAGCAAACACCGTGATTTACCTTCATGTTGTGTGCATCCTTGAAGGTAGTAATGGTGCCAGTCTTGACCAGGAACTGATCGACACCGACAAGACCGCAGATGTTGCCAGAAGGCACATCCTCAATAGCCTCGACGTAACGGCCCATCATGAGAATGGTGCGCTGAATGGCCTTCTCGTAAAGATCTTCCTTCTTGCCGGGTGTATAGTTGGGGCCCATGATGCGGCACTTTTGGCCAGTGGCCACTTTGCCGGCGAACACACGGCCGAAGGCGTAGAAACGACCCTTGTCGGAGGTCGGCACCATCTTAGAGATGTACATCATGAGGGGACCATCGGGGTCGCAGTTCTTCACGGCGACAGCAGCCTCATCATCATGGGGACCCTCGTACAGCATCTCCATACGGTACTTCTGGGCAACCACAGGCGATGGCAGATGAATGGCAATCATCTGAAGTAGAGCCTCACCAGCTGGCAACCAGGTGCGCATAACGGTTTTAAGCAGAGCCTTGccgtccttgtccttgtcctcgTGCTTAAGGGTCACTCCGATCTTCTCAAGCAACACACCAATCTCCTCCTTCTTGTAATTCATGATGGCATCGAACACCTTGTAGATGGGATCCAAGATGTACATGCAGAACGAACGCTTGTTATCGGCCTCCTTCTGCTTCTGCCACTTCTTGGTCTTGGCATTGAAGAAGTTCTCTCCCCACAGACTGTGAACACATAAAACAGATAGGATTCATTGTTATGGGCTAATCATTTACCCTTAGAAAAGCtttacttataaatatatgaaaaatttaaatcttcccggaaataataaaatatgtatatatataaatttgtatactgTAAGATCTCTGCCTTGGCATGCCTCGTTGGGACATTAAGAAAGAGGTCCCGAGGTAGCGTTTCAACAGGTTTCTCAAATTTGCTCTGCTTCTATTTTTATAGCACTTGTGGCGCCATCACCATGCGCGACTCTACAGAAAGTACCCCTAGGGGAGTCTCCAAGATGCCGAGCGCTCAGCGTCACACGTTTTGTGCTAGAAGCGTGACATAAGTCTTTCAATAAGATCTACTCACCGGTTCATTAGCTTCACCACATCAATCTTGAACTTTTCAGAGTACATCTCAGAGAACTGCTTGAGGGTGAAGGCCCACCCGTGCAGGCCCGAGCCGAAGCCCACGGATCCTCTGGAGGGGTCCACGCGCACCTCACCCATCGGACCACCATCATCGTTGTAGGTGGCAATAATGACATTCACGTTCTCCACGATGCGCTGGAAGGTCTGGTACAGCTCCTCAGCATCCAACTGCAGCTCCAGCAGGGCACGGTCCATCTTGTTCATGAACAAAATGGGCTTGATGCGCTCGGCAATAGCCTGACGCAACACGGTCTCAGTCTGCACGCACACGCCGGATACGCAGTCAACGACGACCAGGGCACCGTCGGTCACACGAAGAGCGGCGGTCACTTCGGAAGAGAAATCCACGTGACCGGGCGAGTCGATCAGGTTAATAAGGAAACCCTTGCACTCCTTCTCGCGCTGATCGGGCTGGGTGATGAAGACCAGATCCTTGTCTTCCACTTCGAAGTACATGGAGATagcgctgtataaatttaagaatgtttaattttgtatgcCCGAAGCCCATTCAAATGTAGGATTCTTACGTCGACTTGATGGTGATGCACCGCTCCTGCTCATCCTTGCGGGTGTCGGTGAAACGAGTCTCACCGGCCTTCGCTCCGGCAATAATTCCGGCCTTAGACACGAGCGAATCGGTCAGGGTGGACTTGCCGTGGTCAACGTGAGCGATCACAGACATGTTGCGGATGTTCCGCTTTTTGTCCATGAGGCCACGGATTTCGTCGACGGTGAAGTTGACCTACAAAAATAATAGGACACATTATGTATTAGAAATAGGTGCTTTCAGATGTATATATGTGCGGTTATTAAAAATGGCGtctacacacactcacacacaaacTTTAAAATCATGTCATGGACTTTGAGGTTAGATaagaataaaaaaccaaatgcGCCGCCTATATACTGTGAAATCATTTCGCTCGCACTAACACTCACACCCGCACCGCAGCatcgaaatataaaattagatGGCTGACCCTCaagcacttaaaacttttaccCAGACATGCCCAATTCTTGTGAAATTTCAATAGCAAACTGCATACGTCATTCTACACTTGTACTATTTTCTTGCCTTTGTCTTGCATttcaccacacacacacacatgcattcTTGCACATATATAGAGAAGTAGATATTGGCCAGGTAACAGTTGTCACGTCTG includes:
- the eEF2 gene encoding eukaryotic translation elongation factor 2 encodes the protein MVNFTVDEIRGLMDKKRNIRNMSVIAHVDHGKSTLTDSLVSKAGIIAGAKAGETRFTDTRKDEQERCITIKSTAISMYFEVEDKDLVFITQPDQREKECKGFLINLIDSPGHVDFSSEVTAALRVTDGALVVVDCVSGVCVQTETVLRQAIAERIKPILFMNKMDRALLELQLDAEELYQTFQRIVENVNVIIATYNDDGGPMGEVRVDPSRGSVGFGSGLHGWAFTLKQFSEMYSEKFKIDVVKLMNRLWGENFFNAKTKKWQKQKEADNKRSFCMYILDPIYKVFDAIMNYKKEEIGVLLEKIGVTLKHEDKDKDGKALLKTVMRTWLPAGEALLQMIAIHLPSPVVAQKYRMEMLYEGPHDDEAAVAVKNCDPDGPLMMYISKMVPTSDKGRFYAFGRVFAGKVATGQKCRIMGPNYTPGKKEDLYEKAIQRTILMMGRYVEAIEDVPSGNICGLVGVDQFLVKTGTITTFKDAHNMKVMKFSVSPVVRVAVEPKNPADLPKLVEGLKRLAKSDPMVQCIIEESGEHIIAGAGELHLEICLKDLEEDHACIPLKKSDPVVSYRETVSEESDQMCLSKSPNKHNRLLMKALPMPDGLPEDIDNGDVSSKDEFKSRARYLSEKYDYDVTEARKIWCFGPDGTGPNFVLDCTKSVQYLNEIKDSVVAGFQWASKEGILADENMRGVRFNIYDVTLHADAIHRGGGQIIPTTRRCLYAAAITAKPRLMEPVYLCEIQCPEVAVGGIYGVLNRRRGHVFEENQVVGTPMFVVKAYLPVNESFGFTADLRSNTGGQAFPQCVFDHWQVLPGDPSEPSSKPYQIVQDTRKRKGLKEGLPDLSQYLDKL